In Aspergillus luchuensis IFO 4308 DNA, chromosome 1, nearly complete sequence, the following are encoded in one genomic region:
- a CDS encoding aminotransferase class I/II-fold pyridoxal phosphate-dependent enzyme (COG:E;~EggNog:ENOG410PFSG;~InterPro:IPR004839,IPR015424,IPR015421,IPR015422;~PFAM:PF00155;~SMCOG1109:8-amino-7-oxononanoate synthase;~antiSMASH:Cluster_1.1;~go_function: GO:0003824 - catalytic activity [Evidence IEA];~go_function: GO:0030170 - pyridoxal phosphate binding [Evidence IEA];~go_process: GO:0009058 - biosynthetic process [Evidence IEA]) encodes MCFPLPVYIVFLHQYLRRTHTMSDSFIVEWARAQQPKAPSMKNASVFYRNLEEELDVRRAQHGCIMLHTKEQTSMVDFSSTDILGLSTSGSVRKGYLDELAKHPDFKLSSHGSRLTDGNSKYLEDVERELAAFHGAEAGLIVNTGSLGNAAIFSVIPRPGDAIVYDELIHASVHDGMKDSLALYRKAFRHNDSESLYDALVAVQESQPQIRNGTRSVLVAVESVYSMDGDICPLQELIETAKEVFPEGNVQFVIDEAHSTGVIGPNGAGLVSALGLESEVAIRLHTFGKALAATGAVILCNETVRTMLINYARSIMFSVAPSFPMLASIRATYQLLRSGETQGAQNRVHEIVKFFLETMTSDPIWSKASDTGLLRLPTYEDADVQPRRCPASPHPDHPAADAYQAQLLPCVPPATGRFLGLPHLVSGGAQGDGTRADHLPCVKHGRGSEGPGCCNCGMGPRDAGD; translated from the exons ATGTGCTTTCCTCTCCCAGTCTACATTGTGTTTCTGCACCAATACCTTCGACGCACTCATACTATGTCTGATTCGTTTATTGTTGAATGGGCGAGAGCTCAACAGCCCAAGGCTCCCAGCATGAAGAATGCCTCCGTCTTTTACCGGAacctggaagaagagctcGACGTGCGTCGAGCCCAGCATGGTTGCATCATGCTGCACACCAAGGAACAAACATCCATGGTGGACTTTTCCTCTACCGATATTCTCGGGCTGAGCACCTCGGGCTCCGTCCGCAAAGGCTACCTGGACGAGCTCGCCAAGCATCCCGATTTCAAGCTGAGCAGTCACGGATCGCGTCTGACCGACGGAAACTCCAAATACCTGGAAGACGTCGAGCGTGAGCTGGCCGCATTCCACGGTGCCGAGGCTGGGTTGATTGTCAATACGGGAAGTCTGGGCAACGCCGCGATTTTCTCTGTCATTCCACGCCCCGGCGATGCCATTGTGTACGATGAGCTCATCCACGCCAGTGTGCACGATGGCATGAAGGACAGCTTGGCCTTGTACCGCAAGGCCTTCCGCCACAATGACTCCGAATCGCTGTATGATGCACTGGTGGCCGTCCAGGAGTCGCAGCCCCAAATTCGCAACGGCACGCGATCGGTCCTGGTGGCAGTTGAGTCGGTCTATAGCATGGACGGGGATATCTGCCCGCTCCAGGAGCTAATTGAAACAGCCAAGGAGGTCTTTCCGGAGGGAAATGTTCAATTTGTCATCGACGAGGCGCATAGCACCGGGGTGATTGGGCCCAACGGTGCTGGGCTGGTAAGCGCTCTGGGGCTGGAAAGCGAAGTGGCGATCCGACTGCATACGTTTGGGAAGGCGCTGGCTGCGACAGGAG CCGTGATCCTCTGCAATGAGACTGTGCGCACGATGTTGATCAACTACGCCAGAAGCATCATGTTCTCCGTGGCGCCGTCCTTCCCCATGCTGGCCTCCATTCGCGCTACGTACCAACTCTTGCGCAGTGGCGAGACACAAGGG GCCCAGAACCGTGTCCATGAGATTGTGAAATTTTTCTTGGAGACCATGACCTCCGACCCGATCTGGAGTAAGGCCAGCGACACCGggcttctccgtcttcccaCATACGAAGACGCAGATGTCCAGCCACGCAGATGTCCAGCCAGTCCTCACCCAGATCATCCAGCTGCGGACGCGTACCAAGCACAACTTCTACCTTGCGTTCCACCTGCAACGGGCCGGTTTCTCGGTCTTCCCCATCTCGTATCCGGTGGTGCCCAAGGGGACGGAACGCGTGCGGATCATCTTCCATGCGTCAAACACGGACGCGGAAGTGAAGGCCCTGGTTGCTGCAATTGCGGAATGGGCCCAAGAGATGCTGGAGATTGA
- a CDS encoding uncharacterized protein (COG:K;~EggNog:ENOG410Q2P5;~InterPro:IPR036864,IPR007219,IPR001138;~PFAM:PF00172;~antiSMASH:Cluster_1.1;~go_function: GO:0000981 - DNA-binding transcription factor activity, RNA polymerase II-specific [Evidence IEA];~go_function: GO:0003677 - DNA binding [Evidence IEA];~go_function: GO:0008270 - zinc ion binding [Evidence IEA];~go_process: GO:0006351 - transcription, DNA-templated [Evidence IEA];~go_process: GO:0006355 - regulation of transcription, DNA-templated [Evidence IEA]): protein MSLLRSNGVPSSCEPCRKSKIRCDHAVPCGRCRRRRKPALCVYQPAPMSKHPNRTDRSSTDSISCGGGSNITTSTSISSAWTSPLPPPSLVTPSLPPGRLRDGYLADCSHRSTSTPSTGVFGPTSYLSVLRDDVDDGSSSIALFAKSLQQNTSAIIDDSQIQLGAELLLILLDDFALYEHMATARFDHCQGDLFPPSALRLILSSIRTMLHEAISDPANPLPFLLVLSRSIFTASSKPLVVDPAITPTEYFSTMPNRWEIIGLVFAVIGSSACLLPQHDLAAYYPPNRPPLDKKGLAAVCVSASEICLRFFDYTGVISEQLCWATLEHASLLTLLYGDYDYRPYKTLSALITLLFTLGYHHRDATSKLPFFRAEHRKRLVIATYAMDKGLSTFLGRPPRMIRRYITIDPPLDIAFADIIASSEVLDAAMKRLDNNGWNAEGAYTRGSYTRACFMMGVVREAVLEISLDSNIVEGEGSKLEGKITEVSALAAKARLSLPSSLYRVSTPSDFDRCPETAKVCLFVHMDSLYNEFILQRILVQRTGASTEKLIAVAHELLDKLLLLVANRAVGGGDRNSVVWIISSLGLPPAGVLAVELLHQSQNPNSSFQSAGEFSRSEIVQNLSRFAADLEYVVSREAGNYDVCQQAKSVIRHILDRVLGGRVPVVEAGEVVEGGNGSGNNRRDALGEKTGPGFVARDWISWDFNAWMDEDSDLVRWLNSFE, encoded by the exons ATGTCACTACTGCGCTCTAACGGGGTTCCCAGTTCCTGCGAGCCATGCCGCAAATCTAAGATCCGATGCGACCACGCCGTCCCTTGCGGCCGATGCCGGCGCAGACGCAAGCCGGCTCTGTGCGTGTACCAACCGGCCCCGATGTCCAAGCATCCGAACAGGACGGATCGCAGCTCCACCGATTCCATCTCGTGCGGAGGTGGCAGCAacattactactagtaccagTATCAGCAGTGCCTGGACGAGTCCgctgcctcctccctcgcTAGTCACTCCGTCCTTGCCTCCGGGCCGTCTCCGTGACGGCTACCTCGCCGATTGTAGTCACCGCAGCACCTCGACCCCCAGCACTGGCGTCTTCGGGCCCACCAGCTACCTGTCCGTGCTGCGCGACGACGTTGACGATGGCTCGTCCAGTATAGCCCTCTTTGCCAAATCCCTGCAGCAAAACACCAGCGCCATCATCGACGACAGCCAGATCCAGCTTGGCGCCGAGCTGCTCCTCATCCTGCTCGATGATTTTGCTTTATACGAACACATGGCCACGGCACGGTTCGACCACTGCCAAGGCGATCTGTTTCCCCCATCTGCCCTGCGTCTGATCCTGTCTTCCATCCGAACTATGCTGCACGAGGCCATTTCCGATCCCGCTAACCCGCTCCCTTTTCTACTTGTCCTCTCCCGAAGCATTTTTACTGCCTCCTCCAAACCATTAGTCGTAGACCCTGCCATCACCCCCACGGAATATTTTTCCACTATGCCAAACCGCTGGGAGATTATAGGGCTAGTCTTTGCGGTGATTGGTTCCAGCGCGTGTCTCCTCCCGCAACACGATCTGGCTGCGTATTACCCACCGAACCGTCCCCCACTTGACAAAAAGGGTCTTGCAGCTGTCTGTGTGTCCGCGAGTGAAATCTGTCTTCGTTTCTTCGACTACACCGGTGTCATTTCTGAACAGCTGTGTTGGGCGACGCTGGAACATGCTTCGCTTCTTACCCTGCTCTATGGGGATTACG ACTATCGTCCCTACAAAACCCTCTCTGCACTCATAACCCTTCTCTTCACCCTGggctaccaccaccgcgatGCCACATCGAAGCTCCCTTTCTTCCGCGCGGAACACCGCAAACGCCTCGTCATCGCCACCTATGCCATGGACAAAGGGCTCTCCACATTCTTAGGTCGTCCACCCCGCATGATCCGTCGGTATATCACCATCGACCCGCCACTGGATATAGCCTTCGCAGATATCATAGCTTCGTCAGAAGTTCTCGACGCCGCGATGAAACGCCTAGATAATAATGGATGGAACGCAGAGGGGGCGTATACACGGGGATCATACACGAGAGCATGCTTCATGATGGGGGTTGTAAGGGAGGCAGTACTAGAGATTTCTCTGGATTCGAACATcgtggaaggagaggggtcAAAATTGGAGGGAAAAATTAC AGAGGTATCCGCCCTCGCCGCAAAAGCACGTCTTTCGCTCCCCTCATCGTTGTACCGTGTCAGCACGCCATCAGACTTCGATCGTTGCCCCGAAACAGCCAAAGTTTGCCTCTTCGTGCACATGGACTCACTTTATAATGAGTTCATTCTCCAGCGGATCTTAGTCCAGCGAACGGGCGCTAGCACAGAGAAGTTGATTGCTGTCGCGCACGAGCTGCTGGacaagttgttgttgttggttgccAATCGCGCTGTCGGTGGGGGAGATAGAAATTCTGTTGTTTGGATT ATCTCCTCACTCGGCCTACCCCCCGCCGGTGTCCTGGCTGTTGAACTGCTGCATCAGTCTCAGAACCCCAATTCTAGTTTCCAGTCAGCAGGGGAGTTTTCTCGCTCGGAAATCGTCCAAAACCTGAGCCGCTTTGCTGCGGATCTTGAGTATGTGGTGTCCAGGGAGGCGGGGAACTATGATGTTTGCCAGCAGGCGAAGTCCGTGATTAGGCATATCCTTGATCGggttttggggggaagagtgCCAGTTGTGGaggcgggggaggtggtggagggtggaaATGGTAGTGGGAACAACAGGCGAGATGCGCTAGGGGAAAAGACTGGGCCCGGATTTGTGGCACGAGATTGGATATCATGGGATTTTAATgcctggatggatgaggattCGGATTTGGTCAGGTGGTTAAATAGTTTCGAGTAG
- a CDS encoding MFS-type transporter sphD (COG:G;~EggNog:ENOG410PMPY;~InterPro:IPR020846,IPR011701,IPR036259;~PFAM:PF07690;~SMCOG1005:Drug resistance transporter, EmrB/QacA;~TransMembrane:13 (o44-70i82-100o112-129i169-187o199-221i233-256o268-286i298-317o337-358i370-389o401-420i432-456o515-534i);~antiSMASH:Cluster_1.1;~go_function: GO:0022857 - transmembrane transporter activity [Evidence IEA];~go_process: GO:0055085 - transmembrane transport [Evidence IEA]), protein MDNPVDEKTASEGRSAMDVSSEEKGSAEQSSPETKSKKPLSFHLAFLGLLFMVFIVSLDTTTLAVAIPIIARDLGGTTLQSFWASTCFMLAVSVVQPLYLSGSDVLGRKIPLYTAYFLFIVGSLVFALAPNMATVIVGRTIQGLGGSGLDVLNEVITADMTTMKERPKYLGLLAIPMAGGALLGPIIGSLFTQYVTWRWIGWINLPLIGASFILTFFFLRLRPVEGTFLQKLGLLDLLGMALFVAGCAAFVLPLSWAGALYSWGSWRTLLPLILGLVVLALFVVYERVPAQPVLPYRLFKSATAITTFLGGFLHGLVTYTLNTYLPLFYQAAFYETPLHASVTLLPMNVMSLFFSCVSPISVSYLRKYRVNIWTGWVFLTVGTGLLHIITPASSVPFRTGLPIVVSLGIGVLFTVLVLPVQASVASVDDTGFAAGLLVFFRLLGGLVGLAIGSTVFSSVFAKSIKALGALPNSLAALENSQAAVGFIPQLRDLRGQVGKEVLDQVTGVYSHSFHVIWIVLIVFAGVGLVASCFTKEVSMEKEELGRQRYEE, encoded by the coding sequence ATGGATAATCCTGTGGACGAGAAGACGGCGTCGGAAGGACGATCTGCCATGGATGTGTCCTCCGAAGAGAAAGGATCAGCGGAACAGTCTTCCCCGGAGACAAAATCCAAGAAGCCGCTCTCTTTCCATCTGGCCTTCCTGGGCCTTCTGTTCATGGTGTTCATCGTGTCGCTGGACACGACAACCCTGGCGGTGGCCATTCCCATCATCGCCCGCGATCTCGGAGGCACAACCTTACAGTCCTTCTGGGCCAGCACCTGCTTTATGTTGGCCGTGTCCGTCGTGCAGCCCCTCTACTTGAGCGGCTCAGACGTACTCGGGCGCAAGATCCCGCTGTACACCGCATACTTTCTTTTCATCGTCGGCTCGCTCGTCTTCGCCCTGGCCCCGAACATGGCCACTGTTATTGTCGGCCGCACTATTCAAGGGCTCGGGGGCAGCGGCCTTGACGTGCTAAACGAGGTTATCACCGCTGACATGACCACTATGAAAGAGCGCCCCAAGTATCTCGGTCTCCTGGCTATCCCCATGGCTGGCGGCGCCCTGCTCGGTCCCATTATCGGCTCGCTCTTCACTCAGTACGTTACCTGGCGCTGGATCGGCTGGATCAACCTGCCTCTCATCGGCGCGAGCTTCATTcttaccttcttcttcctgcgccTGCGCCCCGTCGAGGGCACATTCCTGCAGAAACTTGGTCTCCTGGACCTGCTCGGCATGGCCCTGTTCGTTGCTGGATGCGCCGCCTTCGTCCTCCCGCTCAGCTGGGCCGGGGCTCTCTACTCCTGGGGCTCCTGGCGGACTCTCCTCCCGCTGATCCTCGGCTTAGTCGTCCTggccctcttcgtcgtctacGAGCGTGTTCCCGCGCAGCCCGTCCTGCCCTACCGGCTCTTCAAAtccgccaccgccatcaccaccttTCTCGGTGGCTTCCTCCACGGCCTGGTCACCTATACCCTCAACACCTACCTCCCACTATTCTACCAAGCCGCCTTCTACGAAACTCCCCTGCACGCCTCCGTTACTCTGCTCCCCATGAATGTCATGTCCCTGTTCTTCAGCTGCGTCTCGCCAATCTCCGTCAGTTACCTCCGCAAATACCGCGTGAACATCTGGACAGGCTGGGTGTTCCTCACGGTCGGGACTGGACTCCTTCACATCATTACCCCCGCCTCATCCGTGCCCTTCCGTACGGGCCTCCCCATCGTGGTCTCCCTGGGAATCGGCGTTCTCTTTACTGTTCTCGTTCTCCCGGTGCAAGCCAGCGTTGCCAGCGTCGACGACACGGGGTTTGCCGCCGGCTTATTGGTATTTTTCCGATTACTGGGCGGGTTAGTCGGTCTTGCGATCGGGTCGACAGTGTTTAGCAGCGTTTTTGCAAAGTCGATTAAGGCACTGGGAGCGCTGCCTAATAGCCTGGCCGCGCTGGAGAATAGTCAGGCCGCGGTGGGGTTTATTCCTCAGTTGAGGGACCTGAGGGGACAGGTGGGGAAGGAGGTCTTGGACCAGGTGACAGGCGTGTATAGTCATTCATTCCACGTTATTTGGATTGTGTTGATTGTCTTTGCGGGGGTGGGATTAGTGGCGTCATGTTTTACCAAGGAGGTGAgtatggagaaggaggagctgggcaGGCAGCGGTATGAGGAGTAA